GGTATGGGCGCCGGGAACCGCTGCCAGGAGGCGCCCCGATGTCCACCCGATCCGAACCCGCTGGGGCCCGGTCCGCCGACCGCCGCCGAGCCGGCCTGCTCGCGGCGACCGAGCCGGTCCGGGCGGCGGCCAGCGCCGGCGCCCTCGCGCTGACCTACCCCCTGCTGCGCGGCGCCCCGCGCGGCGAGCCGCACGCGGTCCTCGTGCTGCCGGGGCTGCTCGCCTCCGACGCCTCGACGGTGACCCTGCGCCGCTGGGTGCGCGGGCTGGGGTACCCGGTGGTCGGGTGGGAGCTCGGCCGCAACCGCGGGCCGACGAAGGAGATCACCGAGGCGCTGCCGAAGCTGGTCACGCGGCTGGCCGAGCAGCACGGCGGGCCGGTCAGCGTCGTCGGGCAGAGCCTCGGCGGCATCTACGCCCGGCGGCTGGCGCTCCGGGTGCCGCGGCTGGTCCGCCAGGTGGTCAGCCTCGGCTCCCCGTTCGGCCTGGCCGGGCGGCCCGCCGACGGGACGCCCGGCGCCCGCGCCTACGACCGCTACCGGCACCTGCACTCCGTCTCGGGCCGGCCGCGCGGCGGCCTGGGCGGCTCCCTGCCCGTGCCCAGCACCGCCGTCTACTCCCCGTGGGACGGCGTCGTCGACTGGCGCGCCTGCCGGCAGGAGCCCGGCCCGCGCGCGGAGAACGTCGGCGTGCACGCCAGCCACCTCGGCATGGGGCACGACCCGGCGGTGCTGTGGCTGGTGGCCGACCGCCTGGCGCAGACCCGCGAGGACTGGCGGCCGTTCACCCCGCCGGCCCGGCTCCGGCTGCTCTACACCCGGGACGACGAGGACTGACGGCGCCGGGCCCGCAGGACGGTGTCGGCCACGTGCACCGACCCGTGCTCGTGGCCGCGGGCGTCCCGGGGGCGCGTCTCGGCCGCCTCGACCGCCCAGTCGGCGGGGTCGAGGACGGCGGCCATCTGCTCGCCGGTGGCGTACCACCCGGGCAGCCCCGGCCGCTGCACGCCGCGGGAGCAGTCGCCGCCGTCGTGCGCGGTCACCAGCAGCGTGCCGCCGGGCGCGACCGCCGCGGCCAGCCGGCGCAGCACGTCGTCGCGGCGGTCGGGCAGGAGGTGCAGGAACGACGCGGTGACCAGGTCCCAGCGCTCCTCGCCGGGCTCCCAGGCGGTGACGTCCGCGTGCCGCGTCTCGATCCGCACCCCCGCGGACCGCGCCGCCGCGGCGGCCCGGTCGAGCGCGGTCCTCGACAGGTCGAGGGCGGTCACCTCCCAGCCGCGCCGGGCCAGCCAGACGGCGTCCCCGCCCTCGCCGGCCCCGGCGTCCAGCGCGCGGCCCGGTGGCAGCTCGGCGGCCTCGGCGGCCAGGACGTCGTTGACCCGGCCGCTCCACGCGCCGGAGCCGTGCGAGCGGTAGCGCTCCTCCCACCACGCCTCGCCGAACTCCGGGTCCGCCTGCGCGCGGACGACCTCCACCGCGGCCCAGGTCTCCTCCGCCACCAGGTCGGCGTTGATCTGCGCGCCGGCCATCAGCCCCGCGGCCGCCGCGCCGATCACCTGCGCGCCGGGGTCGGCGACGTTGCCGGCGACCCACACCCCGGGCACCGCGGTGGCGCCGCGCGGGTCGGCCGGGATGCGGCTGCCGACCACGTGCGGACCCATCTCGAAGGGCACCGCCTCCAGGCCCAGCCCGGCGAGCACCGCCGAGCGGGCGGTGAACCGGGGCGTGACGACCACCGCCGCGCGGGGCACCACCTCGCCGTCGGCCAGGCGGACGCCGGAGAGCCGGCCGCCGTCGGTCTCCAGCGTGGCGACCGGGCCCTCGAGCACGGTCACGCCCCGCGCGGCGAGCTGCTCGGCCTCCTCGCCGGACAGGACCGCCCCGTGCCGGAAGAGGACGACGTCGCCGCTCAGCTGGCGCCACAGCAGCGCCTGGTGCACCGCCATGGGGCCGGTGGCCAGCACGCCGATCGGCTGGTCGCGCACCTCCCAGCCGTGGCAGTACGGGCAGTGCAGGACGTCGGTCCCCCACAGCTCCCGCACGCCGGGGACGTCGGGCAGCTCGTCGACCAGGCCGGTGGTGACCAGCAGCCGGCGCGCGCCGAGCACCCGCCCGCCGGCCGTCTCGACGGTGAAGGAGCCGGCCGAGCCGCCGACCGCGGTCACCCGGTCGTCGACCAGCGCGACGCCGTAGCCGGCGACCTCGGCCCGGCCGGCCGACCGCAGCTCGGCCGGCGGCGTGCCGTCGCGGCCGAGGTAGTTGTGCATCTCGTGCGCCGGCGCGTTGCGCGGCGTCCCGTCGTCGACGACCGCGACCGACCGCCGCGCCCGTCCCAGTGCCAGGGCCCCCGACAGGCCCGCCGCTCCCCCGCCGATGACCACCACGTCGTACGTCTCGTCCATGCCGGAGACGGTGCACCCGGCCGCACCCACTTGGCAAAAACCCTTGCCGGAGTGGCAAACTCGGCGGCGTGCCCGACGACGTGCCCGACCTCGACGACGTGCTCACCGCCGTCGGCCCCCGGCTGCGCGAGCTGCGCCGCCGCCGCGGGGCGACGCTGACCCAGCTGTCGGAGGACACCGGCATCTCGGTGTCCACCCTGTCGCGGCTGGAGAGCGGACAGCGCCGCCCCACGCTGGAGCTCCTGCTCCCGCTGGCCCGTGCCCACCAGGTGCCGCTCGACGAGCTGGTCGACGCCCCCGAGACCGGTGACCCACGCGTGCGCCTGAAGCCGATCACCCGGCACGGCGCGACGTTCATCCCGCTCACCCGGCGCCCCGGTGGGCTGCAGGCCTACAAGCAGGTGCTCCCGCCGCACTGGGGCGGGGAGCCGGGCGAGCAGCGGTCGCACGAGGGCTGGGAGTGGGTCTACGTGCTGTCCGGGCGGCTGCGGCTGCTGCTCGGCGACGCCGACGTCGTGCTCACGCCCGGTGAGGTGGCCGAGTTCGACACCCGGACCCCGCACTGGCTCGGCAACCCCGACGACCGTCCCGCCGAGCTGCTCGCCCTCTACGGCCCGCAGGGCGAGCGCATCCACGTGCGCGCCGCACCTCCCGGCCGCTGATCAGTCCTCGGGGGCAGCCAGCCAGCGGCGGACCTCCGCGCCGTGCTCGTCGAGCCCGGGCGGCGGCAGCCAGTAGCCCGCCGGGGTGGCCGACAGGCGGATCGGGTGGCGCACCGACGGGACGCCGCCGACGGCGACCACCGGGTCCAGGCCCAGCCGCTGCGCCAGGGCCACGCCCTGGTCCACCGTGTTGATGGGCCCGCACGGCACCCCGGCGGCGGTGATGTCGGCGAACCACTCGTCCTTGGCGCGGGTGCGCAGCCGCTCGACCAGCAGGGCGCGCAGCTCGCGGCGGTTGGCCACGCGGCCCTCGTTGCGCGCGAAGCGCGGGTCGTCGGCGAGCTCCGGCACCCCGAGGACGCCGACCAGCCTCCGGAACTGGCCGTCGTTGCCCGCGGCCACCACCAGGTCGCCGTCGGCACACGGCAGCGGCTCGTAGGGGAAGAGGCTCGGGTGGCTGTTGCCCATCCGGAACGGGACGACGCCGCCGGCGACGACGGCCGAGGTCTGGTTGACCAGCCCCGACAGCGCCGAGGACAGCAGGTCCACCTCGACGTGCTGCCCGCGGCCGGTGCCGGCCCGCGCGTGCAGCGCGGAGAGCACCCCGACGGCGGCGTGCAGCCCGGTGACCACGTCGATCACGGCGACGCCGGCGCGGTACGGGCTGCCGTCGGCGTCACCGGTGAGGCTCATCAGCCCCGACACCGCCTGCACGATGAGGTCGTAGCCGGGCAGCGACCGGCCCTCCGGCCCGCTGCCGAAACCGCTGATCGAGGCGTAGACGACGCCGGGGTTGGTCGCCGCCACCTCGTCGTAGCCCAGCCCGAACCGCGCCAGCCCGCCGGGGCGGAGGTTCTCGACCAGCACGTCGGCGCGGCGGGCCAGCTCGCGCGCGGCGGCGAGGTCGTCGTCGACGCTGAGGTCGAGGACCACCGAGCGCTTGTTCCGGTTGATCCCCAGGTAGTACGTCGAGACGCCGTCGCGCAGCGGTGGCGCCCAGGTGCGGGTGTCGTCACCCCCCGGGCCCTCGACCTTGACCACCTCGGCGCCGAGGTCGGCGAGCAGCATCGTGGCGTAGGGCCCGGCGAGGACGCGCGAGAAGTCGGCCACCAGCAGCCCGGCCAGCGGCCCCCGGGACCGCTCCTCCGTCGACCGTCCCTCAGTCGGCACTGTCACCGGTGCAGGCAACCACGCGGGTGCGATCGCCGCCGCGCGGGTACCGGCGGACCCATGAGCGGGAAGTCGGCGGAGGACTACGCCGAGGACTACACGGACCCGGAGCTGCGCGCACGGCTCAAGGAGGAGATCAAGACCGGGGACAGGGGCGGCCGGCCCGGCCAGTGGAGCGCGCGGAAGAGCCAGCTGCTCGCCTACGAGTACGAGGCGCAGGGCGGCGGCTACCGGCACGAGGGCGAGCGCACCGCGTCGCAGCGGCACCTGCAGGAGTGGACCGAGCAGGACTGGCACACCGCCGAGGGCGGCGAACGGGCGCGCGGCAGCGACGGGACGAAGCGCTACCTGCCCGACGCCGCCTGGCACCTGCTCAGCGACGAGGAGAAGCGGGCCACCGACTCCCGCAAGCGGCACGGCGAGGAGCAGCACGTCGCCGACACCGACGCCGCCAAGGAGGCGCGCAGGGCCGCCGAGCTGGTCGACGTCGACGCCACCGAGGCGCGCAGGCGGGTCTCGCGGATGCACGGCGACTCCCAGCTCGACCGCGCCGAGCAGGCGGAGCGGGAGCTCGGCAAGGGACGCAAGACGGTGCTCGACGCGATCGAGCGCCGGCGCGACCGGGACTGAGGGGTGTCGGCGGCGATGATCAGGTGACCTGATCGTGGCGCGTCCTCCCCGACCGTGGGACGTGAGGGAGGACGCGCTGCGGTGAGGGAGGACGTCCCGACGCGAGGACCTCGACGACGACCCGGTCCGCGTCTGACCCGAGCGTCGTCCACCGACCCGGCCGG
This region of Geodermatophilus bullaregiensis genomic DNA includes:
- a CDS encoding FAD-dependent oxidoreductase; its protein translation is MDETYDVVVIGGGAAGLSGALALGRARRSVAVVDDGTPRNAPAHEMHNYLGRDGTPPAELRSAGRAEVAGYGVALVDDRVTAVGGSAGSFTVETAGGRVLGARRLLVTTGLVDELPDVPGVRELWGTDVLHCPYCHGWEVRDQPIGVLATGPMAVHQALLWRQLSGDVVLFRHGAVLSGEEAEQLAARGVTVLEGPVATLETDGGRLSGVRLADGEVVPRAAVVVTPRFTARSAVLAGLGLEAVPFEMGPHVVGSRIPADPRGATAVPGVWVAGNVADPGAQVIGAAAAGLMAGAQINADLVAEETWAAVEVVRAQADPEFGEAWWEERYRSHGSGAWSGRVNDVLAAEAAELPPGRALDAGAGEGGDAVWLARRGWEVTALDLSRTALDRAAAAARSAGVRIETRHADVTAWEPGEERWDLVTASFLHLLPDRRDDVLRRLAAAVAPGGTLLVTAHDGGDCSRGVQRPGLPGWYATGEQMAAVLDPADWAVEAAETRPRDARGHEHGSVHVADTVLRARRRQSSSSRV
- a CDS encoding helix-turn-helix domain-containing protein, which translates into the protein MPDDVPDLDDVLTAVGPRLRELRRRRGATLTQLSEDTGISVSTLSRLESGQRRPTLELLLPLARAHQVPLDELVDAPETGDPRVRLKPITRHGATFIPLTRRPGGLQAYKQVLPPHWGGEPGEQRSHEGWEWVYVLSGRLRLLLGDADVVLTPGEVAEFDTRTPHWLGNPDDRPAELLALYGPQGERIHVRAAPPGR
- a CDS encoding CaiB/BaiF CoA transferase family protein, which codes for MTVPTEGRSTEERSRGPLAGLLVADFSRVLAGPYATMLLADLGAEVVKVEGPGGDDTRTWAPPLRDGVSTYYLGINRNKRSVVLDLSVDDDLAAARELARRADVLVENLRPGGLARFGLGYDEVAATNPGVVYASISGFGSGPEGRSLPGYDLIVQAVSGLMSLTGDADGSPYRAGVAVIDVVTGLHAAVGVLSALHARAGTGRGQHVEVDLLSSALSGLVNQTSAVVAGGVVPFRMGNSHPSLFPYEPLPCADGDLVVAAGNDGQFRRLVGVLGVPELADDPRFARNEGRVANRRELRALLVERLRTRAKDEWFADITAAGVPCGPINTVDQGVALAQRLGLDPVVAVGGVPSVRHPIRLSATPAGYWLPPPGLDEHGAEVRRWLAAPED
- a CDS encoding esterase/lipase family protein; translated protein: MSTRSEPAGARSADRRRAGLLAATEPVRAAASAGALALTYPLLRGAPRGEPHAVLVLPGLLASDASTVTLRRWVRGLGYPVVGWELGRNRGPTKEITEALPKLVTRLAEQHGGPVSVVGQSLGGIYARRLALRVPRLVRQVVSLGSPFGLAGRPADGTPGARAYDRYRHLHSVSGRPRGGLGGSLPVPSTAVYSPWDGVVDWRACRQEPGPRAENVGVHASHLGMGHDPAVLWLVADRLAQTREDWRPFTPPARLRLLYTRDDED